From one Desmospora activa DSM 45169 genomic stretch:
- a CDS encoding malonate decarboxylase holo-ACP synthase: protein MVTDVTPPEWVGESLCIAPWVVVRRAPVKNGLIPVGVRGKERKQRFAAYLPPGLVQEQISPERLAVARDWQKMRRSRFQQAIAALDVVKAIMERVSLSWGPVGSVGFELATGVPVVKPTSDLDLILRTPDEIPYETAHWLVRALEVVPVRVDVQIETAIGAVALTEYAGEGEKILLRTMNGPVLITREEL from the coding sequence TTGGTCACGGATGTGACGCCGCCTGAATGGGTTGGGGAATCTTTGTGTATCGCCCCTTGGGTAGTGGTAAGGAGGGCACCAGTAAAGAATGGTCTCATTCCTGTGGGGGTGAGGGGAAAGGAACGGAAGCAACGGTTTGCGGCTTATCTGCCGCCGGGATTGGTGCAGGAGCAAATATCTCCAGAGCGGTTGGCTGTAGCAAGAGATTGGCAAAAGATGCGGAGATCTCGATTTCAACAGGCGATTGCAGCATTGGATGTCGTAAAAGCGATCATGGAGAGAGTTTCTCTTTCTTGGGGGCCGGTCGGCAGTGTGGGATTTGAACTGGCGACAGGCGTACCTGTCGTAAAGCCCACCAGTGACCTTGATCTCATTTTGAGAACACCGGACGAGATCCCATATGAAACTGCCCATTGGCTGGTTCGGGCGTTGGAGGTTGTCCCTGTGCGAGTGGATGTGCAGATAGAGACAGCGATTGGAGCGGTAGCTCTGACGGAATACGCGGGGGAAGGGGAAAAAATTCTGCTGCGAACGATGAATGGACCGGTACTTATCACACGGGAGGAGCTGTGA
- the mdcH gene encoding malonate decarboxylase subunit epsilon, with translation MRVAYQFPGQGSQYPGMLRHLPDHPAVARTLVEAGEVLEENVRELDRAERLSSTTVTQVCLLIAGVATARVLMEEGAIPDAVAGHSVGAFGAAVTAGVLDFRDALQMVRLRGCLMEEAYPRGYGMGVVTGMGEQRLLSLVESVQSPDDPVYPANFNACDQIVIAGSITGLEQVFAAAFREGARQAHLLDVSVPSHCPLLKGVSKRLAAALDDITVREPRMPFAGNRRGRLLRRAEVVKEDLALGVSHPVRWFDATSLLVEVGVRLYVEMPPGSVLTRLATNAFPEVRSLAVDDSGVRSAAILTKRIQKEA, from the coding sequence ATGAGGGTTGCATACCAGTTTCCAGGGCAAGGCTCTCAATATCCGGGGATGCTCCGCCATCTGCCCGATCATCCGGCGGTGGCCCGCACCCTGGTGGAGGCGGGAGAAGTGCTGGAAGAGAATGTGCGTGAGCTGGATCGAGCCGAACGCTTATCATCCACCACAGTGACACAAGTTTGTCTGCTTATCGCCGGTGTGGCGACAGCGCGTGTATTGATGGAAGAGGGGGCGATACCCGATGCGGTGGCAGGTCACTCTGTCGGTGCCTTCGGGGCAGCGGTGACGGCAGGGGTTTTGGATTTTCGGGATGCACTGCAGATGGTACGGTTGCGCGGCTGTCTGATGGAAGAAGCTTATCCTCGCGGTTATGGGATGGGAGTGGTGACAGGCATGGGGGAACAACGGTTGCTCTCCCTGGTGGAATCAGTCCAATCACCGGATGATCCGGTTTACCCCGCCAATTTTAACGCTTGCGACCAGATTGTGATTGCTGGGAGCATAACGGGGCTGGAGCAGGTATTTGCCGCCGCTTTCAGAGAGGGAGCTCGCCAAGCGCATCTCCTCGATGTGAGTGTTCCTTCTCACTGTCCCTTGTTGAAAGGCGTATCGAAACGATTGGCTGCGGCTTTAGACGATATAACGGTGCGGGAGCCGCGTATGCCATTTGCCGGAAATCGTCGAGGTCGCTTGTTACGACGAGCAGAAGTGGTAAAGGAGGATTTGGCGCTGGGGGTTTCCCACCCTGTCCGTTGGTTTGATGCCACCTCGCTGCTGGTGGAAGTGGGTGTCCGCCTTTATGTGGAGATGCCACCCGGCTCTGTCTTGACCCGCTTGGCGACCAACGCCTTTCCGGAGGTACGATCGCTGGCGGTGGACGATAGTGGTGTGAGATCGGCTGCAATCTTAACAAAACGGATACAAAAGGAGGCGTAA
- the speB gene encoding agmatinase: protein MRFDEAYSGHVFIGSTSDLERAETVLYGMPMDWTVSYRPGSRFGPNRVREVSIVLEEYSPYLDRDLSDIHYYDAGDIPLPFGNPEKSIQVIGQFVEKVMDRKKRPIGIGGEHLVTWPAVREVHKHHPRLAVIHLDAHADLRTDYEGEIYSHATPLRKIAQLLGAENVYQFGIRSGTREEFQYAQREGIHFHPYHVLQPLKEALPQLDGRPVYVTVDIDVLDPAFAPGTGTPEPGGITSTELLASIHAIAQSGVHVVGADLVEVAPAYDPSDQTPVVAAKVLREMLLGFTR, encoded by the coding sequence GTGCGTTTTGACGAAGCTTATTCTGGCCATGTGTTTATCGGGTCTACCTCCGATCTGGAACGGGCGGAAACGGTGCTGTACGGGATGCCGATGGACTGGACCGTCAGTTATCGGCCGGGCTCCCGCTTCGGTCCCAATCGAGTGCGGGAAGTCTCGATCGTGCTGGAAGAGTACAGCCCTTATCTCGATCGGGATTTATCCGATATCCATTACTATGATGCTGGCGATATTCCCCTACCCTTCGGGAATCCGGAGAAAAGCATCCAGGTAATCGGCCAGTTTGTCGAAAAAGTGATGGATCGAAAAAAGCGTCCCATCGGCATCGGCGGTGAGCATTTGGTGACATGGCCGGCTGTGCGGGAAGTGCATAAGCACCATCCCCGATTGGCGGTAATCCATTTGGATGCCCACGCCGATTTGCGTACCGATTATGAAGGGGAGATTTACTCCCATGCTACGCCATTGCGCAAAATCGCACAGCTGTTGGGAGCGGAAAATGTGTACCAGTTCGGCATCCGTTCCGGTACGCGGGAGGAGTTCCAATATGCGCAGCGGGAGGGGATTCATTTCCACCCGTATCACGTTTTGCAGCCTCTCAAAGAAGCGTTGCCGCAACTGGATGGACGTCCCGTCTATGTTACGGTGGATATCGATGTGTTGGATCCGGCTTTTGCGCCGGGAACAGGTACTCCGGAACCGGGAGGGATCACTTCGACGGAATTGCTGGCGTCCATCCACGCCATCGCCCAATCCGGTGTCCATGTGGTAGGGGCTGACTTGGTCGAAGTGGCACCGGCATACGATCCCAGCGATCAAACACCTGTAGTGGCGGCCAAGGTGTTGCGCGAAATGCTGTTGGGCTTTACCCGGTGA
- a CDS encoding triphosphoribosyl-dephospho-CoA synthase: protein MKELTIVAGKVTGDRRELAMLAVQSLIEEAELTPKPGLVDRESSGAHTDLDIDLMLRSAHSLTDAFAAMVDAAVGKRPDQELREELAQIGREGERAMFQATGGTNTHKGAIWALGLLVAGAAIHERGAAPEQIAMTAGTIARYRDRWAPVAETNGSQVCRRYGVTGAVGEAQNGFPHVIDVALPTLHKARQRGMSERYARLDTLVSLIVRVEDTCLLHRGGIEALTMAQTGAREILAQGGASTAAGWEALKRLDVKLLERRASPGGSADLLAATLFLDRVSGRNIRPTGGGGNGNPVL, encoded by the coding sequence ATGAAGGAATTGACGATTGTCGCTGGGAAAGTGACGGGGGATCGAAGAGAGCTGGCGATGTTGGCGGTCCAGTCCTTGATCGAGGAAGCGGAACTTACCCCTAAACCAGGGTTGGTGGATCGAGAGAGTTCTGGTGCTCATACGGATCTCGATATAGATTTGATGCTCCGTTCTGCTCACTCTCTTACCGACGCATTTGCTGCGATGGTGGATGCTGCTGTCGGAAAAAGGCCTGATCAAGAACTGCGGGAAGAACTGGCTCAGATCGGGCGGGAGGGGGAGCGGGCGATGTTTCAAGCTACCGGGGGCACCAACACCCACAAGGGAGCGATTTGGGCCTTAGGTCTCCTCGTGGCCGGTGCGGCGATCCATGAACGGGGAGCGGCTCCGGAGCAAATCGCGATGACGGCTGGAACCATCGCTCGGTATCGGGATCGTTGGGCACCGGTAGCTGAAACCAATGGGTCTCAGGTTTGCAGACGGTACGGAGTGACGGGAGCAGTGGGGGAAGCGCAAAACGGGTTTCCCCATGTGATCGATGTCGCTTTGCCAACTTTACACAAGGCGCGTCAGCGTGGGATGAGTGAGCGTTACGCTCGATTGGACACCCTGGTTTCTCTGATCGTGCGAGTAGAGGATACCTGTTTGCTCCATCGAGGGGGAATCGAAGCGTTAACGATGGCCCAAACAGGGGCACGAGAGATTTTAGCACAGGGAGGAGCCTCCACTGCTGCGGGATGGGAAGCGCTAAAACGATTAGATGTAAAGTTGCTGGAACGCCGCGCATCCCCGGGGGGAAGCGCCGACTTGCTGGCGGCGACTCTGTTTTTGGATCGAGTGAGTGGTAGGAATATCAGACCAACCGGAGGTGGCGGGAATGGAAACCCTGTCCTTTGA
- a CDS encoding GntR family transcriptional regulator — MTAKIQVDNSLPHLIANDITERIMNQQLQPGEQLREGEVSDRFGTSRAPVREAFYLLEVAGLIERLPRRGCRVKAYSWSEMIDIVELRNVMELLALKRYTPKTAAPHLKNMQEILRSMEERFTEDDKEAYSHLNQQFHRCIIRFSGSKLIETHYSRLSAPLRVLINKSWEGETLDQSIKDHQQIVKTLLEEDIEKAAEILSVHNLATITRLKKHYQSS, encoded by the coding sequence ATGACCGCAAAAATCCAAGTGGACAATTCCCTTCCCCATCTCATCGCCAATGACATCACGGAACGAATCATGAACCAACAGTTGCAACCGGGTGAGCAATTACGGGAAGGGGAGGTGTCAGATCGGTTCGGCACCAGCCGTGCCCCGGTACGAGAAGCGTTTTATCTGTTGGAAGTAGCTGGCCTGATCGAACGACTCCCTCGCCGTGGCTGTCGTGTCAAGGCATACAGCTGGTCGGAAATGATCGACATCGTAGAATTGCGCAATGTGATGGAACTTCTCGCCCTCAAACGCTATACCCCGAAAACCGCAGCCCCCCATTTAAAGAACATGCAAGAAATTCTCCGATCAATGGAAGAGCGGTTCACGGAAGATGACAAGGAAGCCTACTCCCACTTAAACCAACAGTTTCACCGTTGTATCATTCGTTTTTCCGGCAGCAAGTTGATTGAGACCCACTACTCCCGCTTAAGCGCTCCCTTGCGTGTATTGATCAACAAGTCCTGGGAAGGGGAAACCCTAGATCAATCGATCAAGGATCATCAGCAGATCGTAAAAACCTTATTAGAAGAGGATATAGAAAAAGCTGCCGAAATCCTAAGTGTACATAATCTAGCTACCATTACCCGGTTAAAAAAGCATTACCAATCTTCCTAA
- the mdcD gene encoding biotin-independent malonate decarboxylase subunit beta, giving the protein MKQAIKRSFVELSARERAVSILDQGTFRELLDPFDRIESPHLLPQGIVPQSDDGVVVARGRIDGEPAVVLSIEGSFQGGGIGEVSGAKIAGALELALHDNERGVTTRPVVIFDTGGVRLQEANHGLLAISEMIAAVVALRRHVPVVGVIPGKVGCFGGMSITASLFTTLIMTREGRFGLNGPEVIEQEAGIEELDSCDRQRVWDAIGATRRHGVGFIDELVADDVDAIGAAIRRAFAAPLPKLHRTEQVEEYQSLLSRVDPTRPLDGATLEKIWAEPLPSSEGSDIQQLSHSVEGVSVSRGRIWLKALTGMSGVKGEVPSVQFADAQLNGEPVRFISVVPNPSARFPRARHGEVGLEEGWAIAKVVRQAMEEDRDGHRRAIVAIVDVPSQAYGYREELLGISYACAAAADAYASARMAGHPVIALIVGKAISGAFLAHGFQANRLLALNDEGVQVHAMSKPSAARITRRSIEELEEVTRKVPSMAYDIQSFATLGALDEQIDGIDADQPRATDIQKIQAVLTQSIADIRANPSDLSRRVRTEAARSGGRRSSIQVRKLLQEQWETFCHTTC; this is encoded by the coding sequence ATGAAGCAGGCAATTAAACGGAGCTTTGTGGAATTGAGCGCACGGGAGCGTGCCGTCTCTATTCTCGATCAGGGAACTTTTCGGGAATTGCTCGATCCTTTTGATCGAATTGAATCGCCCCATTTGCTTCCGCAAGGAATTGTTCCCCAGAGCGATGACGGGGTTGTGGTCGCTCGCGGTCGGATCGACGGGGAGCCGGCGGTCGTCTTATCGATTGAGGGTTCTTTTCAGGGTGGGGGCATTGGGGAGGTTTCCGGCGCCAAAATCGCAGGAGCGCTGGAATTAGCACTTCACGACAACGAGCGGGGCGTGACCACGCGTCCCGTCGTCATCTTTGATACCGGTGGTGTGCGGCTCCAAGAGGCCAACCATGGGTTGTTAGCCATTTCTGAGATGATCGCAGCGGTCGTCGCTCTACGCCGCCATGTCCCTGTTGTCGGGGTGATCCCAGGGAAAGTGGGATGCTTTGGCGGGATGTCGATCACGGCGTCACTGTTTACTACTTTGATCATGACGCGGGAGGGGCGCTTTGGACTAAACGGTCCCGAAGTGATCGAACAGGAGGCAGGCATCGAGGAGCTGGACTCCTGCGATCGCCAACGGGTCTGGGATGCGATCGGGGCTACCCGCCGCCATGGAGTCGGGTTTATCGATGAACTGGTGGCCGATGATGTCGATGCGATTGGAGCTGCGATTCGGCGAGCCTTTGCTGCACCGCTGCCGAAGTTGCACCGTACGGAACAGGTGGAGGAATATCAATCGCTCCTGAGCCGGGTGGATCCGACCCGTCCTTTGGATGGGGCTACTCTGGAGAAGATCTGGGCGGAGCCTTTACCGAGCAGCGAGGGAAGCGATATTCAACAGTTGTCGCATTCCGTGGAAGGGGTATCCGTTAGCCGAGGGCGCATATGGCTAAAGGCTTTGACGGGGATGTCGGGTGTAAAAGGGGAGGTTCCCTCTGTTCAGTTCGCCGATGCGCAGCTGAATGGAGAACCGGTCCGTTTTATTTCCGTTGTACCAAACCCTTCCGCCCGGTTTCCACGGGCGCGGCACGGAGAGGTCGGGTTGGAGGAAGGTTGGGCAATCGCAAAAGTGGTCCGTCAAGCGATGGAGGAAGACCGGGACGGCCATCGTCGTGCCATTGTCGCCATTGTGGATGTGCCGAGTCAGGCCTATGGTTACCGGGAGGAATTGCTGGGTATCTCCTACGCCTGTGCTGCGGCGGCAGACGCATATGCATCAGCCCGGATGGCGGGCCACCCCGTCATCGCCCTGATCGTGGGTAAAGCAATCTCCGGAGCCTTTTTAGCACACGGATTTCAGGCCAATCGCCTTCTCGCCCTCAACGACGAAGGGGTTCAGGTTCATGCCATGTCCAAACCGTCTGCTGCCCGCATCACCCGCCGCTCCATAGAAGAACTGGAAGAAGTGACCCGCAAAGTTCCCTCTATGGCCTACGATATCCAATCTTTTGCCACCTTGGGCGCCTTAGATGAACAAATTGACGGAATCGATGCGGATCAGCCGCGGGCAACCGACATCCAAAAGATTCAAGCGGTACTCACCCAATCCATTGCAGATATCCGTGCCAACCCCAGCGATCTAAGCCGTCGTGTGCGGACGGAAGCGGCGCGGAGTGGCGGACGACGTTCTTCTATTCAAGTGCGGAAGTTGTTGCAGGAGCAATGGGAGACTTTTTGCCACACTACCTGTTGA
- the speE gene encoding polyamine aminopropyltransferase has protein sequence MQLWYTEKQTPNFGITAKIGQTLHHEQTEFQSLDVIETEEFGRMLVLDGMVMTTDRDEFAYHEMLAHVGMVTHPNPKRVLVVGGGDGGVIREVLKHPSVESATLCEIDGRVVDVSREYFPAIAGALSDPRVRICVEDGIKHIDAHPEEYDVILVDSTEPVGPAVGLFQRPFYQGIHQALRGDGVMVAQTESPWFNRDLIVQVNRDIRSLFPVTRLYTASIPTYPSGLWSFTLGSKERDPLAVDPGDIPELATRYYTPELHHALFSLPAFVKELTEQE, from the coding sequence ATGCAATTGTGGTATACGGAAAAACAAACACCCAATTTTGGGATCACCGCTAAAATTGGACAAACCCTCCATCATGAACAGACCGAGTTTCAAAGCTTGGATGTGATTGAGACGGAGGAGTTTGGTCGAATGTTGGTTTTGGATGGAATGGTGATGACGACGGACCGGGATGAATTTGCCTATCATGAAATGCTGGCACATGTCGGCATGGTTACCCATCCGAACCCTAAACGGGTGCTTGTTGTCGGCGGTGGAGATGGTGGGGTGATCCGTGAAGTGCTGAAGCACCCCAGCGTGGAATCCGCCACTCTTTGTGAAATTGACGGCCGTGTGGTTGACGTTTCCCGCGAATATTTCCCCGCTATCGCCGGTGCACTGTCCGATCCCCGGGTTCGCATTTGTGTCGAGGATGGGATTAAGCACATCGACGCACATCCGGAAGAGTATGATGTCATTCTGGTTGACTCTACCGAACCGGTGGGACCGGCTGTTGGCTTGTTTCAGCGTCCGTTTTACCAAGGGATTCACCAGGCGTTGCGAGGGGATGGCGTGATGGTAGCACAGACGGAATCCCCCTGGTTTAATCGAGATCTGATCGTCCAGGTAAATCGGGATATCCGTTCCCTTTTCCCGGTGACACGCTTATATACAGCCAGCATCCCCACCTATCCCAGCGGATTGTGGAGCTTTACCCTAGGTTCCAAGGAGCGAGACCCGTTGGCGGTGGACCCCGGCGACATCCCCGAATTGGCTACCCGTTATTACACGCCGGAACTACACCATGCGCTGTTTTCGCTGCCGGCGTTTGTCAAGGAATTAACGGAACAGGAGTGA
- a CDS encoding transglycosylase domain-containing protein, whose product MADNIDRTTSTNSIPSIFPAVGRWWRRGRLLLRWALFCLLAGVGLAILTVLYLKSKPLPPPDIGMTTQIVDVRGRAIDQWDKGEHRNYIPLKQLPASLIQATLIAEDRQFYHHHGFSPRGILRAAWVNLRSGRVAQGASTITQQLARNLYLTHDRTWSRKLKEAIYTAQLELHFSKDEILEMYLNKIYYGHGSYGAERAARAYFGKPAHRLTLAESAMLAGIPRGPRWYSPLQNETRAKQRQLAILDAMTRHRTITAQAAKQAKQEQLVFSTPPKPGPARAPWFRDVVLNEAVSRFGLDEALVQNGGLRIYTTLDLSMQEQAEHAMEHSLAAQPDLEGALISVDPQTGHIKAMVGGKDYRRSQFNRVFAKRQPGSTFKPVVYLAALERGLTPAARFESKPTSFFHEEKPYRPTNYHGRYANRFISMGEAIATSDNVYAIHTHLTIGEEETVRMARRLGIHSPLNPVPSLALGTSDVSPYEMVQVYATLAAGGMHHPPTSILRVEAPDGRVLAQAKPQEEKVLSPAEAFVMTHMLKKVFQPGGTANRVKQFLKRPVAGKTGSTDWDSWLSGYTPDLATTVWLGFDQHRPLPQGTSRLTHQAWGSFMRDALAHVKPHRFSVPQGVVRVKIDPESGLVAGSECPRTIDSYFLQGTEPRQTCSLHHPKPKEERNSSWWERIIKWWFG is encoded by the coding sequence ATGGCCGATAACATCGATCGTACCACATCCACTAATTCCATCCCATCCATCTTCCCAGCCGTCGGACGCTGGTGGCGGAGAGGGCGCCTCCTGTTGCGTTGGGCTCTTTTTTGTCTGTTGGCCGGGGTAGGCCTCGCCATTCTCACCGTCCTTTATTTAAAATCAAAGCCCCTGCCTCCCCCTGATATCGGCATGACCACGCAAATCGTCGATGTGCGGGGACGGGCTATCGATCAATGGGATAAAGGGGAGCACCGGAATTATATCCCGTTAAAACAACTGCCCGCCTCGTTGATCCAGGCTACGCTGATCGCAGAAGATCGCCAGTTTTATCACCATCACGGCTTCTCCCCGCGGGGAATCCTGCGGGCTGCCTGGGTCAATCTGCGATCCGGACGGGTGGCCCAAGGAGCCAGTACAATCACGCAACAACTGGCCCGCAATCTCTATCTAACCCATGACCGTACCTGGTCTCGTAAATTAAAAGAAGCGATTTACACCGCACAGTTGGAACTTCATTTTAGTAAAGATGAAATTCTGGAGATGTATCTAAACAAAATTTATTACGGCCATGGCTCCTATGGAGCGGAGCGGGCGGCCCGGGCTTATTTCGGTAAGCCTGCCCACCGTCTTACATTGGCGGAAAGTGCGATGCTGGCGGGAATTCCGCGTGGCCCACGTTGGTATTCCCCCTTACAAAACGAAACACGGGCCAAGCAGCGGCAACTCGCCATTCTGGATGCTATGACTCGCCATCGGACCATTACGGCGCAAGCGGCGAAGCAGGCCAAACAAGAGCAGCTGGTGTTCTCCACGCCACCCAAACCCGGTCCAGCCCGTGCTCCCTGGTTTCGGGATGTTGTGCTCAATGAGGCCGTCTCCCGCTTTGGTTTGGATGAGGCGCTAGTACAGAACGGTGGTTTACGGATTTATACCACGCTGGATTTGTCGATGCAGGAGCAGGCAGAACATGCGATGGAACACAGCTTAGCCGCCCAACCTGACTTAGAGGGAGCATTGATCAGCGTCGACCCACAAACCGGCCACATTAAAGCAATGGTGGGGGGAAAAGATTATCGTCGTTCCCAATTTAATCGAGTTTTTGCCAAACGGCAGCCGGGTTCCACTTTTAAACCGGTTGTGTACCTGGCTGCGCTGGAACGAGGACTAACTCCCGCTGCCCGTTTTGAAAGCAAGCCGACATCGTTTTTCCATGAGGAAAAACCATACCGTCCTACCAACTATCACGGGCGTTATGCCAATCGCTTCATCTCCATGGGGGAAGCAATCGCCACCTCGGACAATGTATACGCCATTCATACCCATCTGACGATCGGAGAGGAAGAAACCGTACGTATGGCTCGACGCCTCGGTATTCACAGCCCGCTAAACCCGGTTCCTTCTCTGGCCCTGGGCACCAGCGACGTCAGCCCTTATGAGATGGTTCAGGTATATGCTACATTGGCAGCTGGTGGAATGCACCATCCCCCCACTTCCATCCTGCGGGTCGAAGCGCCTGACGGCCGGGTGCTGGCACAAGCAAAACCGCAGGAAGAAAAGGTGCTCTCTCCCGCAGAAGCATTTGTGATGACCCATATGCTGAAAAAGGTATTTCAACCAGGAGGAACCGCCAATCGCGTCAAGCAGTTCCTTAAACGGCCGGTAGCAGGCAAAACCGGCAGTACCGACTGGGATTCTTGGCTGTCGGGCTATACCCCAGATCTAGCCACTACGGTGTGGCTGGGATTCGATCAGCACCGGCCGTTGCCGCAGGGCACCTCCCGTTTGACGCATCAAGCATGGGGCTCCTTTATGCGGGATGCGTTGGCCCATGTAAAGCCACACCGTTTCTCCGTTCCCCAGGGAGTGGTACGGGTGAAGATCGATCCAGAAAGCGGGTTGGTGGCGGGATCAGAGTGCCCCCGCACCATCGATTCCTACTTTTTACAGGGTACGGAACCTAGGCAAACCTGTTCCCTCCATCACCCTAAACCAAAAGAAGAGCGAAACTCATCCTGGTGGGAGCGCATCATAAAATGGTGGTTCGGTTAA
- the mdcA gene encoding malonate decarboxylase subunit alpha: protein MNPSVQTPPSQRSWTRRREEKTRRLVEAKRCASGKVIPTNRMVEALEVLLAPKDRVVLEGNNQKQASFLSDALAQVNPGKIQRLHLIMSSISRPEHLDIFEKGIAERVDFSYAGPQSLRIAQMLEDGILQMGAIHTYLELFGRLFIDLIPNVALVAADKADEAGNLYTGANTEETPTLVEATAFKDGIVIAQVNELTEELPRVDIPGSWVDFIVEADQPYQLEPLFTRDPQHITELQILMGMMAIRGIYERHQVQSLNHGIGFNTAAIELLLPTYGERLGLKGKICKHWALNPHPTLIPAIESGWVESVHCFGGEVGMERYVAARPDIFFTGPDGSLRSNRTMSQVAGLYAVDLFIGSTLQMDRDGNSSTVTSGRLSGFGGAPNMGHDPGGRRHATPAWLEMKRGDDPLGRGRKLVVQMVETFQAGNAPVIVESLDAIDVAERAGLATTPVMIYGDDVTHVVTEEGIAYLYQAHSLEERREALSAIAGVSPTGLSFDRGRLEQLRREGIVAFPEDLGIRRTEAKRSLLAAKNVEDLAEWSGGLYEPPVRFRSWL from the coding sequence ATGAATCCATCCGTACAAACCCCACCATCGCAACGGTCCTGGACCCGGCGGCGAGAGGAAAAGACCCGCCGCCTTGTAGAAGCAAAACGGTGCGCATCAGGAAAAGTGATTCCGACAAACCGGATGGTAGAGGCGCTGGAGGTGCTGCTCGCACCAAAAGATCGTGTGGTGTTGGAGGGGAACAACCAGAAACAGGCGTCTTTTTTGTCCGATGCTCTGGCCCAAGTGAATCCGGGGAAAATTCAGCGATTGCATCTCATTATGTCTAGTATTTCCCGGCCGGAACATCTGGATATTTTTGAAAAGGGGATCGCGGAGAGAGTAGATTTCTCCTATGCGGGTCCTCAAAGCCTCCGAATCGCGCAGATGCTGGAAGACGGCATTCTGCAAATGGGAGCGATCCATACGTACTTAGAGTTGTTCGGGCGACTCTTTATCGATTTGATTCCCAACGTGGCCCTGGTGGCGGCAGATAAAGCGGATGAAGCCGGCAATTTGTACACGGGAGCCAACACGGAGGAGACTCCTACCCTGGTGGAGGCGACGGCCTTTAAAGACGGAATTGTGATCGCCCAGGTGAATGAGTTGACGGAGGAGTTGCCGCGGGTGGATATCCCTGGCTCATGGGTGGATTTTATCGTGGAAGCGGATCAGCCGTATCAATTGGAGCCCCTGTTTACCCGCGATCCGCAGCATATTACGGAGTTGCAGATCTTGATGGGAATGATGGCGATTCGCGGTATTTATGAACGTCACCAGGTCCAATCGCTAAACCATGGCATCGGCTTTAACACCGCCGCAATCGAGCTGTTGCTACCTACCTATGGGGAGCGGCTTGGACTGAAGGGGAAGATATGCAAACATTGGGCGTTAAACCCGCACCCCACCTTAATTCCAGCGATTGAGAGCGGATGGGTGGAAAGTGTCCACTGTTTCGGCGGGGAAGTGGGGATGGAACGATATGTGGCCGCCCGTCCTGACATCTTTTTTACCGGTCCGGACGGCAGCTTGCGTTCCAATCGTACGATGTCACAAGTAGCAGGGCTATACGCCGTAGACCTTTTTATTGGTTCGACATTGCAGATGGATCGAGACGGTAACTCCTCCACAGTAACGTCCGGACGACTGTCGGGGTTCGGTGGCGCTCCTAACATGGGGCATGATCCCGGCGGCCGCCGCCATGCAACGCCCGCCTGGCTGGAGATGAAAAGGGGAGATGATCCCCTCGGCCGTGGGCGAAAGTTGGTGGTTCAGATGGTGGAGACCTTCCAAGCAGGGAACGCTCCGGTGATCGTTGAATCCCTGGATGCCATCGATGTCGCTGAGCGGGCCGGTTTGGCCACGACTCCTGTGATGATTTATGGAGATGATGTTACCCATGTGGTGACGGAAGAGGGAATCGCTTATCTCTATCAGGCGCACAGTTTGGAGGAGCGGCGGGAGGCGTTGTCCGCAATCGCCGGGGTATCGCCTACGGGTCTATCTTTCGATAGGGGGCGGTTGGAACAGTTGCGCCGCGAGGGGATAGTGGCTTTTCCCGAGGATTTGGGTATTCGTCGTACGGAGGCAAAGCGCTCGCTGCTGGCCGCTAAAAACGTGGAAGATCTCGCGGAATGGTCGGGTGGTTTGTATGAGCCACCGGTTCGTTTCCGGAGTTGGTTATGA
- a CDS encoding malonate decarboxylase subunit delta → METLSFEYAATKPLKNRAHVGVVGSGDLEVLLEGSEEPKARIVVRTGSEGFGQTWQAVLERFFTIHDVAANVTINDFGATPGVVKLRLEQALEVGLHEAGN, encoded by the coding sequence ATGGAAACCCTGTCCTTTGAATACGCGGCGACTAAACCATTAAAAAATCGAGCCCATGTCGGAGTGGTGGGCTCCGGGGATCTTGAAGTGTTGCTGGAGGGCTCGGAAGAGCCAAAAGCCCGGATCGTCGTGAGAACCGGTAGCGAAGGATTTGGCCAAACATGGCAAGCGGTGTTGGAGCGATTTTTTACCATTCACGATGTGGCTGCTAATGTGACAATCAATGATTTCGGAGCCACACCCGGCGTGGTGAAACTGCGACTGGAACAGGCGTTGGAGGTGGGATTGCATGAAGCAGGCAATTAA